A section of the Labrus bergylta chromosome 21, fLabBer1.1, whole genome shotgun sequence genome encodes:
- the maff gene encoding transcription factor MafF: protein MKESNLRKQRSNSGKRRTDILSPESLRHSRVCATELAGAWGRKKIFDSSIMTTERSSKALKVKQECGENVPMLSDSELMSLTVRELNLHLRGLSRDEIQKLKQRRRTLKNRGYAASCRVKRVSQREALEQQKTELQREVDRLGVENAGMRKELEGLGARLAALQRFARGLEAGGGHLLATAPRLNTASVITIVKSPPQQQQQREQEPS from the exons ATGAAGGAATCCAACCTCAGAAAGCAGCGGAGTAATTCCGGGAAAAGGCGGACTGACATTTTGTCGCCAGAGTCGCTTCGACACAGCAG AGTGTGTGCAACTGAGTTGGCTGGTGcctggggaagaaaaaaaatctttgacaGTTCGATCATGACGACAGAAAGAAGCAGCAAAGCCCTGAAG GTGAAGCAGGAATGTGGCGAGAATGTGCCCATGCTGTCGGACAGCGAGCTCATGTCCCTCACAGTACGAGAGTTGAACCTCCACCTGCGCGGCCTCTCCCGTGATGAGATTCAAAAGCTAAAACAGCGGCGCCGTACTTTAAAGAACCGAGGCTACGCGGCCAGCTGCCGGGTCAAACGTGTCTCCCAGCGTGAGGCGCTGGAGCAGCAGAAAACGGAGCTGCAGAGGGAGGTGGACCGGCTCGGGGTGGAGAACGCGGGCATGAGGAAAGAGCTGGAGGGGCTCGGCGCGCGTCTCGCCGCACTGCAGCGGTTCGCCAGGGGATTAGAGGCCGGTGGAGGCCACCTACTGGCCACTGCCCCCCGCCTCAACACCGCCTCCGTCATCACCATCGTGAAGAGtccaccacagcagcagcaacagagaGAACAGGAGCCGTCCTAG
- the tmem184ba gene encoding transmembrane protein 184ba isoform X1 — protein sequence MSRLWRRDVPLSERLGEDSPLVAAPSLPLTAVPAGPNISWLPEAPLLTPDQPIFLMTPAAQAVSGFFVWTALLLTCHQIYMHLRFYSSPREQRHIVRILFIVPIYAFDSWLSLLFFTNDQYYVYFDTVRDCYEAFVIYNFLSLCYEYLGGESAIMAEIRGKPIESSCMYGTCCLRGKAYSIGFLRFCKQATLQFCVVKPLMAIITVILQAYGKYKDGDFNVAGGYLYVTIVYNISVSLSLYALFLFYFSTRELLRPFSPMLKFLMVKSVIFLSFWQGMLLAILEKCGAIPQINSVEVSVGEGTVAAGYQNFIICIEMFFAALALRHAFTYRVYMDKSMDLQGPVLTYGEFGRCAPMKSISSSLKETMSPGDMVQDAIHNFSPAYQQYTQQSTLEQGAPPPVSRTHGTVGSHGDSEKTFLLSSDDEF from the exons ATGTCGAGGCTTTGGAGACGAGATGTGCCGCTCTCGGAGAGGCTCGGTGAGGACTCTCCCCTGGTGGCAGCACCCAGTCTCCCCTTAACAGCAGTCCCGGCGGGTCCAAACATTTCATGGCTCCCTGAAGCCCCTCTGCTGACACCAGACCAGCCCATCTTTCTCATGACCCCGGCGGCTCAGGCTGTGTCTGGCTTCTTCGTCTGGACTGcactcctcctcacctgtcaccaG ATCTACATGCACCTGCGTTTCTACAGCTCACCCAGGGAGCAGCGCCACATCGTCAGGATTCTCTTCATTGTTCCGATCTACGCCTTTGACTCTTGGCtcagcctcctcttcttcaccaACGACCAGTACTACGTGTACTTTGACACGGTCAGGGACTGCTACGAGG CATTTGTGATTTATAACTTCCTGAGTCTTTGCTATGAATACCTCGGAGGAGAGAGCGCCATCATGGCTGAGATCAGAGGAAAACCCATCGA GTCAAGCTGTATGTACGGCACCTGCTGTCTGAGGGGAAAGGCGTACTCCATTGGCTTCTTGCGGTTCTGTAAACAAGCCACACTGCAGTTCTGTGTGGTCAAACCACTCATGGCTATCATCACTGTGATCCTGCAGGCCTACGGCAAATACAAGGACGGAGACTTCAA CGTTGCCGGCGGTTACCTGTACGTCACCATCGTCTACAACATCTCCGTCAGCTTGTCTCTCTACGCGCTCTTCCTCTTTTACTTCTCCACCAGGGAGCTACTCCGCCCTTTCAGCCCCATGCTCAAGTTCTTGATGGTCAAATCAgtcatcttcctctctttctggcAGG gcATGTTGCTCGCCATCCTGGAGAAGTGCGGGGCCATCCCTCAGATTAACTCCGTGGAGGTGTCTGTTGGCGAGGGTACGGTCGCTGCTGGTTACCAGAACTTCATCATTTGCATCGAGATGTTTTTTGCTGCGTTGGCTCTGCGCCACGCTTTCACATACAGAGTCTACATGGATAAGAGTATGGATTTACAAG GACCTGTCCTTACATACGGAGAGTTTG GACGCTGCGCCCCCATGAAGAGCATATCCAGCAGCCTGAAAGAAACCATGAGCCCTGGCGACATGGTCCAGGACGCCATCCACAACTTCTCTCCAGCCTACCAGCAGTACACCCAGCAGTCCACGCTGGAGCAGGGGGCGCCGCCGCCCGTCTCCCGCACGCACGGCACTGTCGGAAGCCACGGCGACTCGGAGAAGACTTTCCTACTAAGCTCTGATGACGAATTCTAG
- the csnk1e gene encoding casein kinase I isoform X2: MSWIDLRELKSSGAMELRVGNKYRLGRKIGSGSFGDIYLGSNIATGEEVAIKLECVKTKHPQLHIESKFYKMMQGGVGIPSIKWCGAEGDYNVMVMELLGPSLEDLFNFCSRKFSLKTVLLLADQMISRIEYIHSKNFIHRDVKPDNFLMGLGKKGNLVYIIDFGLAKKYRDARTHQHIPYRENKNLTGTARYASINTHLGIEQSRRDDLESLGYVLMYFNLGSLPWQGLKAATKRQKYERISEKKMSTPIEVLCKGYPSEFSTYLNLCRSLRFDDKPDYSYLRQLFRNLFHRQGFSYDYVFDWNMLKFGASRTTEDGDRERREGKEGEERAGGGQRGAGGRALPPNPNPSGANRVRNEADAAPSNPATRGVQQSGNRSPQAGRAERAERERKVAMRLHRGAPANVSSSDLTARLDQSRITASQVSVPFEHLAK, from the exons ATGAGCTGGATAGACCTGAG AGAGTTGAAAAGCTCGGGAGCCATGGAGTTGAGGGTAGGGAACAAATACCGCCTCGGGAGGAAGATAGGGAGCGGATCCTTTGGAGACATTTACCTCG GTTCTAACATCGCTACAGGAGAGGAAGTAGCAATCAAACTAGAATGTGTGAAAACCAAACATCCACAGCTCCACATAGAGAGCAAGTTCTACAAGATGATGCAGGGCGGAG tGGGAATCCCGTCTATCAAATGGTGTGGAGCAGAAGGCGACTACAACGTCATGGTTATGGAGCTGCTGGGCCCCAGTCTGGAAGACCTGTTCAACTTCTGCTCCCGCAAGTTCAGCCTCAAAACAGTCCTGCTGCTGGCCGATCAAATG ATCAGCAGGATTGAATACATCCACTCCAAGAACTTCATCCACAGAGACGTGAAGCCTGACAACTTCCTGATGGGGCTTGGCAAGAAAGGCAACCTGGTCTACATTATTGACTTCGGCCTGGCCAAGAAATACCGCGACGCCCGAACGCACCAGCACATCCCCTACCGCGAGAATAAGAACCTGACCGGCACCGCCCGCTACGCCTCCATTAACACCCACCTGGGCATTG aGCAATCGAGACGAGACGACCTGGAGTCTCTGGGCTATGTTCTCATGTACTTCAACCTGGGCTCTCTGCCCTGGCAGGGGCTCAAGGCCGCCACCAAGAGGCAGAAGTATGAACGCATCAGTGAGAAGAAAATGTCCACCCCCATAGAGGTGCTCTGCAAGGGATACCCCT CGGAGTTCTCCACCTACCTGAATTTGTGTCGCTCATTGCGGTTCGACGACAAGCCAGACTACTCATATCTGAGGCAGCTCTTCAGGAACCTTTTCCACAGACAGGGCTTCTCCTACGACTACGTCTTTGATTGGAACATGCTGAAGTTT GGTGCCAGCAGAACAACAGAAGATGGAGatagggagaggagggagggaaaagagggggaggagcggGCAGGAGGGGGCCAAAGAGGAGCTGGAGGTCGAGCTTTGCCACCTAATCCGAACCCGTCAGGAGCCAACAGAGTCAGGAACGAGGCGGACGCAGCCCCTTCAAACCCAGCCACACGAGGGGTCCAGCAGTCAG GTAACCGCTCCCCTCAGGCCGGCAGAGCGGAGCGGGCCGAGCGAGAGAGGAAGGTGGCCATGAGGCTTCACCGCGGGGCCCCCGCCAacgtctcctcctctgacctcaCCGCACGCCTTGACCAGTCGCGCATCACTGCATCACAG GTCAGTGTGCCGTTTGAACATCTGGCAAAGTGA
- the csnk1e gene encoding casein kinase I isoform X1, with translation MSWIDLRELKSSGAMELRVGNKYRLGRKIGSGSFGDIYLGSNIATGEEVAIKLECVKTKHPQLHIESKFYKMMQGGVGIPSIKWCGAEGDYNVMVMELLGPSLEDLFNFCSRKFSLKTVLLLADQMISRIEYIHSKNFIHRDVKPDNFLMGLGKKGNLVYIIDFGLAKKYRDARTHQHIPYRENKNLTGTARYASINTHLGIEQSRRDDLESLGYVLMYFNLGSLPWQGLKAATKRQKYERISEKKMSTPIEVLCKGYPSEFSTYLNLCRSLRFDDKPDYSYLRQLFRNLFHRQGFSYDYVFDWNMLKFGASRTTEDGDRERREGKEGEERAGGGQRGAGGRALPPNPNPSGANRVRNEADAAPSNPATRGVQQSAGNRSPQAGRAERAERERKVAMRLHRGAPANVSSSDLTARLDQSRITASQVSVPFEHLAK, from the exons ATGAGCTGGATAGACCTGAG AGAGTTGAAAAGCTCGGGAGCCATGGAGTTGAGGGTAGGGAACAAATACCGCCTCGGGAGGAAGATAGGGAGCGGATCCTTTGGAGACATTTACCTCG GTTCTAACATCGCTACAGGAGAGGAAGTAGCAATCAAACTAGAATGTGTGAAAACCAAACATCCACAGCTCCACATAGAGAGCAAGTTCTACAAGATGATGCAGGGCGGAG tGGGAATCCCGTCTATCAAATGGTGTGGAGCAGAAGGCGACTACAACGTCATGGTTATGGAGCTGCTGGGCCCCAGTCTGGAAGACCTGTTCAACTTCTGCTCCCGCAAGTTCAGCCTCAAAACAGTCCTGCTGCTGGCCGATCAAATG ATCAGCAGGATTGAATACATCCACTCCAAGAACTTCATCCACAGAGACGTGAAGCCTGACAACTTCCTGATGGGGCTTGGCAAGAAAGGCAACCTGGTCTACATTATTGACTTCGGCCTGGCCAAGAAATACCGCGACGCCCGAACGCACCAGCACATCCCCTACCGCGAGAATAAGAACCTGACCGGCACCGCCCGCTACGCCTCCATTAACACCCACCTGGGCATTG aGCAATCGAGACGAGACGACCTGGAGTCTCTGGGCTATGTTCTCATGTACTTCAACCTGGGCTCTCTGCCCTGGCAGGGGCTCAAGGCCGCCACCAAGAGGCAGAAGTATGAACGCATCAGTGAGAAGAAAATGTCCACCCCCATAGAGGTGCTCTGCAAGGGATACCCCT CGGAGTTCTCCACCTACCTGAATTTGTGTCGCTCATTGCGGTTCGACGACAAGCCAGACTACTCATATCTGAGGCAGCTCTTCAGGAACCTTTTCCACAGACAGGGCTTCTCCTACGACTACGTCTTTGATTGGAACATGCTGAAGTTT GGTGCCAGCAGAACAACAGAAGATGGAGatagggagaggagggagggaaaagagggggaggagcggGCAGGAGGGGGCCAAAGAGGAGCTGGAGGTCGAGCTTTGCCACCTAATCCGAACCCGTCAGGAGCCAACAGAGTCAGGAACGAGGCGGACGCAGCCCCTTCAAACCCAGCCACACGAGGGGTCCAGCAGTCAG CAGGTAACCGCTCCCCTCAGGCCGGCAGAGCGGAGCGGGCCGAGCGAGAGAGGAAGGTGGCCATGAGGCTTCACCGCGGGGCCCCCGCCAacgtctcctcctctgacctcaCCGCACGCCTTGACCAGTCGCGCATCACTGCATCACAG GTCAGTGTGCCGTTTGAACATCTGGCAAAGTGA
- the tmem184ba gene encoding transmembrane protein 184ba isoform X2, translated as MSRLWRRDVPLSERLGEDSPLVAAPSLPLTAVPAGPNISWLPEAPLLTPDQPIFLMTPAAQAVSGFFVWTALLLTCHQIYMHLRFYSSPREQRHIVRILFIVPIYAFDSWLSLLFFTNDQYYVYFDTVRDCYEAFVIYNFLSLCYEYLGGESAIMAEIRGKPIESSCMYGTCCLRGKAYSIGFLRFCKQATLQFCVVKPLMAIITVILQAYGKYKDGDFNVAGGYLYVTIVYNISVSLSLYALFLFYFSTRELLRPFSPMLKFLMVKSVIFLSFWQGMLLAILEKCGAIPQINSVEVSVGEGTVAAGYQNFIICIEMFFAALALRHAFTYRVYMDKSMDLQGRCAPMKSISSSLKETMSPGDMVQDAIHNFSPAYQQYTQQSTLEQGAPPPVSRTHGTVGSHGDSEKTFLLSSDDEF; from the exons ATGTCGAGGCTTTGGAGACGAGATGTGCCGCTCTCGGAGAGGCTCGGTGAGGACTCTCCCCTGGTGGCAGCACCCAGTCTCCCCTTAACAGCAGTCCCGGCGGGTCCAAACATTTCATGGCTCCCTGAAGCCCCTCTGCTGACACCAGACCAGCCCATCTTTCTCATGACCCCGGCGGCTCAGGCTGTGTCTGGCTTCTTCGTCTGGACTGcactcctcctcacctgtcaccaG ATCTACATGCACCTGCGTTTCTACAGCTCACCCAGGGAGCAGCGCCACATCGTCAGGATTCTCTTCATTGTTCCGATCTACGCCTTTGACTCTTGGCtcagcctcctcttcttcaccaACGACCAGTACTACGTGTACTTTGACACGGTCAGGGACTGCTACGAGG CATTTGTGATTTATAACTTCCTGAGTCTTTGCTATGAATACCTCGGAGGAGAGAGCGCCATCATGGCTGAGATCAGAGGAAAACCCATCGA GTCAAGCTGTATGTACGGCACCTGCTGTCTGAGGGGAAAGGCGTACTCCATTGGCTTCTTGCGGTTCTGTAAACAAGCCACACTGCAGTTCTGTGTGGTCAAACCACTCATGGCTATCATCACTGTGATCCTGCAGGCCTACGGCAAATACAAGGACGGAGACTTCAA CGTTGCCGGCGGTTACCTGTACGTCACCATCGTCTACAACATCTCCGTCAGCTTGTCTCTCTACGCGCTCTTCCTCTTTTACTTCTCCACCAGGGAGCTACTCCGCCCTTTCAGCCCCATGCTCAAGTTCTTGATGGTCAAATCAgtcatcttcctctctttctggcAGG gcATGTTGCTCGCCATCCTGGAGAAGTGCGGGGCCATCCCTCAGATTAACTCCGTGGAGGTGTCTGTTGGCGAGGGTACGGTCGCTGCTGGTTACCAGAACTTCATCATTTGCATCGAGATGTTTTTTGCTGCGTTGGCTCTGCGCCACGCTTTCACATACAGAGTCTACATGGATAAGAGTATGGATTTACAAG GACGCTGCGCCCCCATGAAGAGCATATCCAGCAGCCTGAAAGAAACCATGAGCCCTGGCGACATGGTCCAGGACGCCATCCACAACTTCTCTCCAGCCTACCAGCAGTACACCCAGCAGTCCACGCTGGAGCAGGGGGCGCCGCCGCCCGTCTCCCGCACGCACGGCACTGTCGGAAGCCACGGCGACTCGGAGAAGACTTTCCTACTAAGCTCTGATGACGAATTCTAG
- the csnk1e gene encoding casein kinase I isoform X3 — translation MELRVGNKYRLGRKIGSGSFGDIYLGSNIATGEEVAIKLECVKTKHPQLHIESKFYKMMQGGVGIPSIKWCGAEGDYNVMVMELLGPSLEDLFNFCSRKFSLKTVLLLADQMISRIEYIHSKNFIHRDVKPDNFLMGLGKKGNLVYIIDFGLAKKYRDARTHQHIPYRENKNLTGTARYASINTHLGIEQSRRDDLESLGYVLMYFNLGSLPWQGLKAATKRQKYERISEKKMSTPIEVLCKGYPSEFSTYLNLCRSLRFDDKPDYSYLRQLFRNLFHRQGFSYDYVFDWNMLKFGASRTTEDGDRERREGKEGEERAGGGQRGAGGRALPPNPNPSGANRVRNEADAAPSNPATRGVQQSAGNRSPQAGRAERAERERKVAMRLHRGAPANVSSSDLTARLDQSRITASQVSVPFEHLAK, via the exons ATGGAGTTGAGGGTAGGGAACAAATACCGCCTCGGGAGGAAGATAGGGAGCGGATCCTTTGGAGACATTTACCTCG GTTCTAACATCGCTACAGGAGAGGAAGTAGCAATCAAACTAGAATGTGTGAAAACCAAACATCCACAGCTCCACATAGAGAGCAAGTTCTACAAGATGATGCAGGGCGGAG tGGGAATCCCGTCTATCAAATGGTGTGGAGCAGAAGGCGACTACAACGTCATGGTTATGGAGCTGCTGGGCCCCAGTCTGGAAGACCTGTTCAACTTCTGCTCCCGCAAGTTCAGCCTCAAAACAGTCCTGCTGCTGGCCGATCAAATG ATCAGCAGGATTGAATACATCCACTCCAAGAACTTCATCCACAGAGACGTGAAGCCTGACAACTTCCTGATGGGGCTTGGCAAGAAAGGCAACCTGGTCTACATTATTGACTTCGGCCTGGCCAAGAAATACCGCGACGCCCGAACGCACCAGCACATCCCCTACCGCGAGAATAAGAACCTGACCGGCACCGCCCGCTACGCCTCCATTAACACCCACCTGGGCATTG aGCAATCGAGACGAGACGACCTGGAGTCTCTGGGCTATGTTCTCATGTACTTCAACCTGGGCTCTCTGCCCTGGCAGGGGCTCAAGGCCGCCACCAAGAGGCAGAAGTATGAACGCATCAGTGAGAAGAAAATGTCCACCCCCATAGAGGTGCTCTGCAAGGGATACCCCT CGGAGTTCTCCACCTACCTGAATTTGTGTCGCTCATTGCGGTTCGACGACAAGCCAGACTACTCATATCTGAGGCAGCTCTTCAGGAACCTTTTCCACAGACAGGGCTTCTCCTACGACTACGTCTTTGATTGGAACATGCTGAAGTTT GGTGCCAGCAGAACAACAGAAGATGGAGatagggagaggagggagggaaaagagggggaggagcggGCAGGAGGGGGCCAAAGAGGAGCTGGAGGTCGAGCTTTGCCACCTAATCCGAACCCGTCAGGAGCCAACAGAGTCAGGAACGAGGCGGACGCAGCCCCTTCAAACCCAGCCACACGAGGGGTCCAGCAGTCAG CAGGTAACCGCTCCCCTCAGGCCGGCAGAGCGGAGCGGGCCGAGCGAGAGAGGAAGGTGGCCATGAGGCTTCACCGCGGGGCCCCCGCCAacgtctcctcctctgacctcaCCGCACGCCTTGACCAGTCGCGCATCACTGCATCACAG GTCAGTGTGCCGTTTGAACATCTGGCAAAGTGA
- the tomm22 gene encoding mitochondrial import receptor subunit TOM22 homolog translates to MAEIEELSPASGPVSTRPPEDEIDDDEDEDLDETLMERLWGLTEMFPDTVRTAAEMSAHCSVSLAKKFYSFSRSALWVGTTSFMILVLPVVFETERLQLEQQQLQQQRQILLGPNTGMSGGMPGMMPPAPGKM, encoded by the exons ATGGCCGAAATCGAAGAGCTTTCCCCGGCGTCGGGCCCGGTGTCTACCCGGCCCCCCGAAGACGAGATTGACgacgatgaagatgaagat CTGGATGAGACATTGATGGAGAGGTTGTGGGGCCTGACAGAGATGTTTCCTGACACTGTTCGTACAGCAGCCGAGATGTCTGCACACTGCTCAGTCTCACTGGCAAAGAAGTTTTACAG TTTCTCCCGCTCTGCGCTCTGGGTGGGCACTACCTCCTTCATGATCCTGGTGCTGCCTGTCGTGTTTGAGACAGAAAGACtacagctggagcagcagcagcttcaacaGCAGAGACAG atcCTGCTGGGGCCCAACACTGGAATGTCTGGTGGGATGCCGGGCATGATGCCTCCTGCGCCCGGCAAGATGTGA